A genomic segment from Peromyscus maniculatus bairdii isolate BWxNUB_F1_BW_parent chromosome 11, HU_Pman_BW_mat_3.1, whole genome shotgun sequence encodes:
- the Spmip3 gene encoding protein SPMIP3: MTAIRLREFVERRPVAPPSIFISHQGKDIRGYYPGQLARLHFDHSAKRAPRPLIDLAIPPKSQTPYQPQLDQQTLIRYICFRRLSRPTATWYNQTTYLRDYSLPFYDTGSDHKVGTVLSNPRPLNSLPEVYCCDKRSSFARSTF; the protein is encoded by the exons ATGACGGCCATCCGACTACGTGAATTTGTAGAGCGTCGTCCAGTGGCTCCACCTAG CATATTTATCAGTCACCAAGGAAAGGACATCAGAGGTTATTACCCCGGGCAACTGGCAAGACTCCATTTTGACCACAGCGCAAAAAGGGCTCCGAG ACCCCTCATAGACTTGGCAATTCCACCCAAGAGCCAAACTCCGTATCAGCCTCAACTAGACCAGCAAACACTCATTCGATACATTTGTTTTAGAAGATTGTCAAGGCCGACAGCCACATGGTATAACCAAACGACTTACCTGAGAGACTACTCCCTGCCGTTTTATGACACTG GTTCGGATCATAAAGTGGGCACGGTTTTATCAAACCCTAGACCACTCAATTCACTACCGGAAGtctactgctgtgacaagagAAGCAGCTTTGCAAGGAGCACTTTTTAA